The genomic stretch AGCGATGTGCTGGACCTCTCCAGGGTAGAGGAttcagggctggagggagggagagtgGCTGCAGTGGTGGGGTCAGTGGTGGGCAGCAGTGCTGAGGTCTCCATAAGTGTCAGGGAGGTAGGGACACTCGTGGGCATGGTTGCTGTCACATCTGTGATGGTAGTCGCTGCAAAGAGGTGGGAGAATGAGGTGTACAAGGGCTTGTGGTGAAAGGCTGAGAccatggctgtgctggggatAGTGCAGCATCACCACCACCATGAGCTCCACAAGGACCCAGCGCTATACATCAGCCATGGAACATTGAGAGTGTGGATTCACTGTCCTGCATGGATCCAGCCTGTGGATGCCCTGAACAGCAACATGATTGTCAGCAAGGCAGGCCATGTAAATCCAAGCCCAACAAAGCAGGAACAAGACATGGCCATCGCTGGGCTCAGGACAGAAACTCCTGTAGGCACCAGCACTGAGACCCGTTCCACCACCTTCACCCACCCCTGGAGGAAGTCAGACAAACCCGTCCGACGGGAAGAGCCGTGCAGGAACTGGTGACCGTGAGACAggctggaactgcagcagcagcagtttacaCAAAGCTCCCTGCTGCAGATAGTCAGGAACTGATAGCGCCGGGCGTAAATAATGGCAAGGGGGGAACCAGCCCCACAGAGGAACAAATCCTGGCTTGCAGCTTAGGGCAAGTAGTTAGAGACGTGCAGCAACCCATGAAAGCTCTgcggggggggctgggggtgggagTGGGGGGGTGATGAAGGATGCCGGAGGGCCTTCCTCTCTGCCTGCACCGACTCTGTACTGGGGCAGTGTGCTATCCCTGAGGAAGcccaggcatctgtaaccctttcCAAAAGGATGCACAAAACAGCCCAGCTGCCCCAGCCTCCATCAAAGTATGCCTGTGAGATGGCTTTGAGATGCCAGGCTGGATTCCACCATGatcccagcacaaacccaaTGAGTCTGTGGCTCTGCTCGCATGGGGTCGGGGAAACAAGCCACGAGCTTTCAGCCAACCCCACCAAAACTTCCCACAGCCATTCTCTCCGTGATCTGGTGCTGGCTGCAACTGGTTAAATAATGATGTGGAGAAAGGCAATGGTCTGATCCCAACCCATGCTGGGTATCTGCACTATAGAACCACATGCTCACATACAAAGGAGGAGCTGTATGTCCACCTCTGTTTCCCATTTAGCAAACAACACTCGCAGTGTTTCACTCCCTCACCCCACAAGGCACAACACCGCCCCAAGGAATGATGCTCCATGCTCACCACCCGCCCCATGGAGACCATTGCATCCCACTCAGCCCTTACCCAGTACGAGGTGCAGCACGGCGAGGCGGGcaaggctcagcagcagcaggggcaggggtgACCTCCTGCTTTGCCCAGCCATGTCCGGGTGGGTGGGAGCCGACGGGACCCTGCAGGCACCAGTCCAAGAGCTCCCTATGTCCCCAGCACTGGGGTTTCCTGGTCTCCTTTGCCCAGTAGAGGAGGAGCATTCAGGTGGGCTCTTTCACTCCCTAGGTGTCGGCAGCAGTGGGGGGGTTTCCACCCAACACGGACACTCCCAGGGAGCAGCGCGATGCCGAGCAGACATCAGCTACACAGCTGGACCCAGAGGAGCCAcgagcagcaggcagggcaggccGGCAGGGCCACCACCGCAGCCGGGGACCGTGCCGTCCTTGCCTCCTGAGGAGACAGccacaacagaaaaaagccCAGGGAAGCAGCCAGGCTGCCTGGGACCGTCCCTGTGCTCCACCACGGGGGTGATGTTCGGTGGTGGCTGCTGACACCAACGCCCCTTGGGAGACAACAGCCTTGCCTGAGCGCGAGGAACTGGCTGAGAAAACAGGAGGCGCTCAGGAAGGGCGTGCTCCAGGCCGGCGGTTTGTCCCCTGGGCTGTCTGTACAGGCATCACTTCCCTATGTCACAGCATGTCATGGCTGAAGCGCTTCGCTGATAGCCGGAGTCACTTCCTTCTTCTCAGGGTCAGGGACAAGAGCAGTCGGAAGTGCCTGAAGGCACTGGGACAGGGTACAGGCGCTCCTGGAAGGTACAGGCATGCTGGAGGACTGTCAGGGCACAGCCACCCTACTGGTGTACGACACACTGAGGCATCACCGGGGTACAGTGGAACAGGCACGGCTGCTAGGGTGCTGTCACACTGTAGCCATTAGGCCAGGGTACAAGTACTCGGTCAGGATTCAGTTGCTCTACCTTGGCACAGGGAAGCGGGGGGCACATGCAGAGCTAGGGGCACTGGGGCAGGGTCCAGCCTCCCTGCCAGGTAGAGGTGCACGGAGAGGGGTGTCACCAGGATACAGCTGTAGCCCCGGGGTGAAGATTATACCCTGGGAGAGCCACCGGGATACGATCACACTGCTAGGACACAGGTGCCCACGATGGGGCACTGCCAGCGTGCAGCCGTTTAGGGGGAACAGCCGCTGTACAGCCGCACTCCTGGGGCACCGCCTCAGCACCCCGCAGCCTGCGCGCCAGCGCGGGACACGGGAGGCCGCGCCCCCGAAGCCACGCCCTCTTTCGAGGCCACGCCCCTTCCCGGTACTTACACCACGCACGGTCCTCCCACAGGCCACGCCCCTCCGCGCTTTTCCCGCCCCTTCCCGCCGGAGGGGACGGGTGGGCGCCGTCCCCGGGGCTCTGAGGCTGCACTCACCCGCGGCGGCGCTGGCGGTCTCGGAGGAGACGCCAGCAGTGGTCCCGGCCGTGCTCTCGGCCAGTTGGGCGGGGGTGGGGGTGCTCCCGGGGCCCCCCGTGCTGGTAACGGCGGTGGCCGTGGTGTCCGACGTGGTCCGACGGGGCTCATCCGAAGTGACGGTCGGCGCTGCTGCGGTGGGGGAAGAGGCGCTGCCTGTCCCTAGCGATGTGCTGCTGCCAAGCGGTGTGGCCACGGCTGGCTCTTGGCCGCTGGTGGTACCAAACGTGGTACCCGCTCCGGtggaggagagaggagcagaggaggagggaggcagtGTGCTCTTTTCGGCTCCAAACGATATGACAGCCGATGCCGTAGCGGTCCCCACAGACGTGACAATGGTCGAATCAGTACCATTGGGTGTCATAGCCGCCGGAGCTGGTGTCAGGGTGCTGGTGGtgagccccagccctgcttggGTGGGCTCAGGCAGTACGGAGGTGCCATCAGCAGTGCTGAGGGCTGTGCTACCATTCACCTGAGGTGTGCTGATGCTGGAGGCTGCCGGGCTGCTCCTCAGAGGCACAGTGCTGGCTGTGAAAGCACCCGTGGTGGAGGtgtcagggctggagggagTAAGGGTAGCTGCAGTGACAGTAGGCATGGTGGATGGTGAGAAATTGCTGGTCCCCAGCGATGTGCTGGACATCTCCAGGGTAGAGATTTCAGGGCTGGAGGGGGAAGAAGTGGCTGCAGTGACAGGAGGCATAGTGGATGGTGAGAAGCTGCTGGTCCCCAGCGATGTGCTGGACCTCTCCAGGGTAGAGGATTCagagctggagggagggagagtgGCTGCAGTGGTGGGGTCAGTGGTGGGCAGCAGTGCTGAGGTCTCCATAGGTGTCGGGGAGGTAGGGACACTCGTGGGCATGGTTGCTGTCACGTCTGTGATGGTAGTCGCTGCAAAGAGGTGGGAGAATGAGGTGTACAAGGGCTGGTGGTGAAAGGCTGAGACCGTGGCTGTGCAGCATCACCACCACCATGAGCTCTACAAGCTATGCATGAGCAATGGATCATCAGGAGTGGGACGTTCACTGTCCTGCATGGATCCAGCCTGTGGATGCCCTCAACAGCAACATGATTGATTACAAGGCAGGCCATGTAAATCCAAGCCCAACAAAGCAGGAACAAGACATGGCCATCGCTGGGCTCAGGACAGAAACTCCTGTAGGCGCCAGCACTGAGACCCGTTCCACCACCTTCACCCACCCCTGGAGGAAGCCAGACAAACCCGTCCGACGGGAAGAGCCGTGCAGGAACTGGTGACCGTGAGACAggctggaactgcagcagcagcagtttacaCAAAGCTCCCTGCTGCAGATAGTCAGGAACTGATAGCGCCGGGCGTAAATAATGGCAAGGGGGGAACCAGCCCCACAGAGGAACAAATCCTGGCTTGCAGCTTAGGGCATGTCATTCTCTGTGAGGGGGTGAAGGATGCAGTAGGATAAGACCTGCCCAAGCTTTGTGAATCTGAGGCGTGCAGGAGGTACAAGCCTCAAGTTTATTCCCTGTGTTTGACTCAacactgcttttgctttgtgtcaAGTGCAAACATCAGGATGGCATTTGGAGTTTTCCAGGTCCACAACATCCTGGTGATGCTGCTATCCAGGCAGGGCCATTTTGTGCTACTGGGCAGGTCGTGTCAAAGACAGTGAGCCCAGCAGTGACCAGTGTTCAGAAAGGAAGTCAAACTGTGACCAAGGTCTTCTCTGCCTTGATGAAAACCCACACGAGAGGCAAAAGAAGTGAAGCCAAGCTTGTTGCTTCTGTGTTGCAGAGCACAGCCCTTTCACCCGCTGGAACGAGGCTGAGATatcagaaagcaaacagcaccCACAGTGTTCTACCTGTGTTGGTGAAGCCATGCCGAAGCTGCCACCACGACCCTGGGGAATGATGCTCCCACCTCAGCACCCACCCAATTGATAGCACCACATCCCGCTCAGCCCTTACCCAGCGTGAGGTCCAGCACGGCAAGGCTCAACAGCAGCAGGGGCAGCCCTCCTCTCTGCCCAGCCATGTCCAGAGCCAGAACCCCCACTCCCTGGTTGGGGACAAAGTCACTGCACCCGGGATACAGAGCCAGTGAATGGTGCCAGCGGGGGAACTACGCTCCGAGGGACGTTTGAAGGTGGCAGGAGCCGCTTCCTCATTCCAgcgggcagggagaggaggcaaTGGCGGGCACTACCCCCCTTTCCCGGGGGTAGGTGCTGCACCGATGTCCCCGGCGCACCCATGGGCGCGCCGCGGACATTGGCACGGCACCGGCCCCCGTGTGCTGGGGGGGAGGTACCAGATGATGGAGTCCCGCCCCTTATCTCGAATCCCTGCCCATTTCCACGCCTTTAACCACCACCCCCCGCGTTGTATAACACCCGGAGGACAGCGTGGCTGCCAGGTAGGTAAGGGCCGGGAAGGGCAGCATACCAGCATCCCCCGGGCTTATGGACCGGGATGGGTAAGGCACCGGGAGCTCAGTACGGTCCCgtttcccttcccagctgccGCACGGAACCACGCTGCTCTCGCTGCCGACCCGGGTAGCCCTAAGGATGCGGCGGCAACGGAAGCGAAAGGCCTCGGCCCCGGAGGAGGTTCCACGCGTGTCTCAGAGGAGGACGGAGAAAGAGGTGGAGGTGCAGGAAGCCCGGCGGAGCCCGGTCCCCTCCGTGCGAGAGTTCAAGTTCAACAAAAAGCGGGTGCGCCTCATCTCGGAGGGCTCGGATCTGAAGGATGATGGTCGGTGCATCCTCTACTGGATGTCCCGGGACCAGCGGCTGCAAGGTGTGAATCAGCTGATGGAGGAGGCTGGGAAGTGGAGCTCCTATGGGTGGCAAAATCCACAGTCCCTTCCCACAGCAGGCTTTGGAGCTGGTCTCCCCTCTGCAGCGGAGATGGGTGGGATTCCTCTTGTGAAACCCCATCTCCATGCCCTCAGTAAAGCATCCTCCCTGACACCGCCCCATGTGCTTTCTCCCCAGATAACTGGGCTTTCCTCTATGCCCAGCGCCTGGCCCTCAAACAGGAGCTGCCTCTGCGTGTCTGCTTCTGCCTGGTGCCCAAATTCCTGGAGGCCACCATCCGCCACTATGGTTTTATGCTAAGGGGTCTGCAAGAGGTGGCTGAGGTATGGCCGCTGTAGGGGTGTCCATGCTGAGTAGGACAGGGCTCCTGGGGGAGGAAGACTCATCCCTTCAATGGATGGTCGTGGGATGTGGTCTGCAGGGGTGTGGACCATCCCACAGCCTTTCCCCCCTCACTGCAGGAGTGCGCAGAGTTGAACATTGCCTTCCACTTGCTGCGGGGCTACGCCAAGGATGTGCTGCCTGCGTTCGTGGTGGAGCATGGTGTTGGTGGGCTGGTGACGGACTTCAGCCCCCTCCGCCTCCCCTGGCAGTGGGTGCAGGACGTCAGGGAGCGGTTGCCAGAGGATGTGCCGTTTGCACAGGTGGGTGCCTGCACTTTGCGAGGGGAAAGTTGGCTGGAGAAATGTGGGAGAAACTTGTCTCCTGTGTTCTGTGCCTGCAGAGGTGAGCTGGAGTGACCTGAGCAGGGAGTGTGTGTGTCATGTCTTCAGGACCATTTGCTTCTCCTGCTCACACCCTCCTCCATGGCTTTGCTTTCCAGGTTGATGCTCACAACATCGTGCCCTGCTGGGTTGCCTCCCCCAAGCAGGAGTACAGCGCCTATACCATCCGGAGAAAGATCCAGGCTCAGCTCCCTGAGTTCCTCACGGAGTTCCCCCCTGTTGTTCGTCACCCATATTCCCCCTCCTGCCCAGCAGAGGTACCAGCAGCAGACACTTCCACACTCAAGGCCAGTCCTAGAGGGTTTTACAGCTGCTTTGTGATCCTGGGAGAGGATGGCAGGGAACGGGGACAGTGACCTGCCTGAAGTGTGCAGGTGGTGTGGAGATGGCAGTGCCCTTGGGGAGGTTGGTTCGCATCTCATTCATTTAGGGCAGGTCTAGTTAAGAGGAGAAGGCTGGCATGAGCTTGGGACTTGCTGGCTGGGGACACCCAGGGGACATAATGCTCAGGGCAGCCCTGGCTGAAGAGCATCTGTAAATGCACTCATGCTGCTTGGTCACCGCCCAGCCCATTGCTTGGGAGGCCTGTTATTCCAGCTTGGAGGTGGACCGTACAGTGAAGGAGGTGGAGTGGGCGACCCCCGGGACGGCTGCggggctggctgtgctgcagtccTTCATCAGAAAGCGACTGAAATACTTCGGCTCCCACCGGAATGACCCCAACAAGGCGGCGCTCAGCAACCTGTCCCCGTGGTTCCACTTTGGTGAGTGTCCCAGGCTTTGCAGTCGGCAGCACGGCTCAGCATGGTGGCTGGGACCGGCAGCCTgatttcctccctccccatgtCCCCAGGCCAGGTTTCAACCCAGAGAGCCATCCTGGAGGTGCAGAAGCACCAGCACAAGTACAAGGAGTCAGTAGACATGTTTGTGGAGGAGGCCATGGTGCGGCGAGAGCTGGCTGAGAACTTCTGCTACTACAATGAGAACTATGACAGTGTGCAAGGTAGCATTCTGGTTTTGggtgggcagtgctggggctggtaCCCAATGGCCACCCCAACTTGGCAAACCCAAGCCTGACTTGGAGAGGGGCTGTGAGGGCACTAATATGCTGCCATTCAGTCCTTCTGGAGGTAGGACAGGAGCTGGTAGATGCCCTTTTCAAGGTCGATGTCCCCTGGGCATAGTGCTCTTCAGTAGCTCAATTCTCCATCTCTTCCCCAgggccctgcaggagctggctgctcATCATTGCTCCTCATCTCTCTTGTTCACAGGTGCCTATCCATGGGCACAAACCACCCTGAAGCTCCACGCCAAAGATGAGAGGCCTTTTCTCTacaagctgcaggagctggagcaggggacCACACATGACCCTCTCTGGAATGCTGCCCAGGTACTGCCCCACATCTCCCCCACAAAATGCCGAGTCTTTTCCTGAGGGGCAGAGGCGAGACGGCACGGACTGACCTGTCCATCTGTCCCTTTCCCCCCAGCTCCAAATGGTCCGGGAGGGCAAGATGCATGGCTTCCTGCGGATGTACTGGGCCAAGAAGATCCTGGAATGGACCCGCTCCCCAGAGGAGGCCCTGCAGTTTGCCATTTACCTCAACGACCGCTACGAGCTGGATGGGAGAGACCCCAACGGCTATGTAGGcaagcagcaggatgggggcACAGCGTGCAGGGTCTTATCTCTGATGGCCAagggctgtggcagggggaaGGCTCTCTGCAGGCTACCCAGGCCATCCTGCTTTGCACCCCCATCTCATTGCTCTCTAGATGCCTCTAAGCAGGGGCAATGCTGATGCTCTGCCCCACCCCCTGCAGGCTGCCTCTGGTCCATCTGCGGCATCCATGACCACGGCTGGACAGAGCGCGCCGTCTTCGGGAAGATCCGCTACATGAACTACGCTGGCTGCAAGCGCAAGTTCGACGTGGGGCAGTTTGAGCGTCGCTATGCCCCCTGCACACTCTCCCAGTGACAGGCACAGCAGCCTCCAGACTGCTTGTGCCCCCCGGCACTGGGGGTAGATGTGCCAGTGCCAAGGTATGGGCTCACACCTTACACCACAGCCGGGGATCACTACGAATGCTGTTGGAGGGCTCACTGTGATGGTGGCAAGCCCCGGGGTTTCAGGTCTCTCACCAAGCTGCTGGAGCCCCATGGGGCTGTCCAGGGCCCTCCTGCTGCCACATCCTCAgtgtgcctgtgcctgcccaAAACCTCTTCTACGACCGCTGTGCTTGGGTGCAAACCCAAGTCGCTGTTGCTGCAGCTAGTCACAGCTTAGATTTAGGCTGAGCAGGGCTTTTCTGGGGAAAAGCTCCTAGAAAGTGGCTCCTCCTGGTGTGCTGCAAGGCAGGGAAGCCTTGCTTTGCTCCATGGAGAGCCAGCGCTGTGCTTGCACAAGCATCCGTCAACAGTTGTTTTAAAGTTTACAGTTTGTATCTATCTATCTCCTGTGTCTGTGGTGTTTATGTGGTGATGCACAACACTGCTGCAAGTGACAGAGATCCAGCAAGGATGGGACAGCCAAGGCCATGCCCTTGGGCCCCAAtgccagcagcaacagcagccccagggagcgACAGACTATACAGGGAGCTCCTTACTCAGTGTTTTGTACTTCCTGCCCTGAGCCCAGTGGGCAGTTTGCAAGGGGAGGCCACAGACAACACGGATTAGTCCCAGTGACATCTGGCAATGCATCACCAGTTGCACAAGTTGTCCCCGCACTGCCCTCTGCCCACTCCCTCCCTACCCCAGGGGCCAACAGGCACTGCAGGACTGACCCCAAGGGCAATATTACACTGCTacaacagctgaaatgatgcCACGCCACAAACAGGCCCCTCATTAACTTAGTTTATTAGGGATGGCATTTTTGTTGCCTCTCTGTGCAACAGTCCCCTAGGGAGGGCTCCAGGTAATGGCCAGAGCATTCCCTTGCTCTCTTACAAAGAGCTCACTCCCTTGGCCAGTTCCAGTGCTCCTTGTAGAGGTGAGTGCTGGGCATAATCCTGTCCTGGAGCCCTCCATCGAGTTTGCAAGTCCCACTGCTTCCAAAGTCCACAGTGGAGGGTGGAAACCCCAAACAATCCAAAatcccttccctcttctttaAATGTACTCAGTGCTTCTAGAAGGGGACGTGGGCAGCCTCTCAGCTGCTGTTCCATGACATTAAAGTGCTTCAAACAAAACAGGGTGGATGGAGGTGTGCTGCTGAGCCAGCTCCAGGGAAGGGGATGCCAACTCTGGGCAGCAGTGTGAGGGCTTGGCTTGCTGCTGAGGACAGACAAGACAGAGGTGGACCAGCATCTGGCAGCCCCATGGCTTGCAGAGACAGACAGTGagtgggacagcagtggctccCCTGGCAAAAAACAGAGCAGAGGCAAGACAGGAGGCAGCAAACACTCCAGAGAGTGTGTGGGGAGCTGAACCCCCTTTCCTGGCTAGACCTGGCTTTGCCAGGATGCTGTGAGTCGGGAATACACGTTACTGTGCAGCAATGCTTGCAGCCACCCTCCTTCACTAAGTCCTGCATCCACTTCTCCTGGTCTCAGCCTCTCCCCCTGACCCTGCCACCCCTGCAGGGATAGCCTATGGGGGGGTCACATCCCAGCCTCAAGACAGTGCTTGTGCTGCAAAAGCCATTGCGTGTAGATGCCTTCTGCCAGTGTATTGCTCCGCAGTTCTTCAACACCCTTCTTGCACATACACAGGCCACACCATCCTTCCGAACACACCATGTCCCACCCATGCCAAGGTGATGCTGGACACTCACCTGTGCCATGTAAAGCATTCCCCTGCAATGCAGGCACCTCCTCAGCTGACTGCTAGCCCCAGAGCATCTTGTACTGCTGGGTCCAACCCTGCAGAGCTGTTGGTCGTGGCAGGCAGCTCTGCATCAGCAAGGGACCAGCCCTTTGAAGCACCTCAGTGCCAAACCCTCTCCCCTGTGCACCCCCCATTGAAAGCAGGCTGACTGGCCACCCCACTGCACTGCACTTGGGAAGCCTTGAAGCTTTGCCTGGCTCAGGGGCACCTCTCCCGAGTGGAACAGatgtgctgggagaggggacTCCTGGCAAACAACAGCCCCCTCCAGGCATGAGGAACCAGGAGCAGAACAGGCTTGGAAGTTTTATACCAGTGAGTCCTAAGCAGATCGCATGTCCCCTAAAGAGGCATTTCAAGCAGCACCACCCTGGGAGGAACgcacagttaaaaataaacacattaaaaaataaaaccaaatccagCAGATTAAAAACTAAAAACCCAACCTAAAAGAACAAACTGAGACAGGGGCTCAAGGGATGTGGCTGGAGGGCTGAGCCTTCACTCACATCCCAACAGAAGGCAGCTGCATACAAGGCAGGTCCTGGTGCCACCAGTGACGCCCCATATCACCCTTAGAGAAGGATTTGCCCCCACAGGGGGACAGACAGGCAGAATGAGGAAATGGGGCTTACTGCCTTCTCCAGCCATGGGGATCTGCCTCTACGAAAACCCGGCAGCACCAGCGCCCTTGTGCAGCTTTTCCAGGGGCAATGCCCCTCTACAGCACAGGCTGCATCTGGAGGGCAGGgaaagcagctcagcacagatgGCACAAAGAGGCAAGGCATGCATCTGGCATTTTCACCACTGCCACATCCTCTGTTCTGATCCTGGAGTGAGAGCAACTGCTCTCTGGTGGTGTCGCAAGCCAGATTTGAGGCAGAGAGCTGTTATATGTACATCGACCCCAAATCCCCACTGTCCCTCCATAAACACAACCCCCAACAGCAAGATACAGGATCAGAGGACTTGGAGAGCTGATTCCCACCTCCAAGGAGCAGATGTGGCCAGAGATTCCTAATATACAGCTGAGGAGCGGAAAGTGCTGATCCCCCAGGGACcttgctggagagcagggcacagggacccacagcacagccctgcctggtCCAGCATGAATAACTTCTCAGAAAAGGCCCCTGTTCTGCCTGCGGCACAGGCAGGAGCAGTTGAACTTCCCCAAGCAAACCTGTGAGCAGAACATGGAGCAGACCTGGATAATGGAAGATGTCCCTTCACCAGCCCAGCACTACTGCACGGGAGGAAAATATCCCTTCAAGACAGCGCTCCAGCCTCCTGACAGTCCTCCTCACCACCAGTCTGTGTGGCTCAGTCTCTGGTGATGAAGGCCACGCACATAAACCCACgttctgctcctctgctgcaacATTCATGTGGCTGCCACCATCTCTGactgctccagctcctcttcGTAGTCCGAGACGTAGGACTCCATGCTCTGCTTGGCCAGCAGCTCTCTCCGGGCTTGAAGCCGCTCACAGCGGGGACAGCGGGTGGATTTGAAGCAGGATTTGTGGTAGCAGGCTTTGCACTCTGCAGGGGAAGCATGACTGTGAGCTCGTAGAGGCTGACACAGACTGCCTGACACTTGGCACCCCCAGAGAGGGATGCTCCAGACTTCTCCAGGAGGACTTTTCAAACCAAAGCCATGGCAGAACTAGCACAAGAAGTAGAGGTCCAGCACTGCTTTGGAAGCAGCAAGAAGATAGGCTGCAGGGTCCCTGAACTCCTTTgggagcacaggcaggaggCTGCCTCCTCCACACAAGGTCCTTCCCCAAAATTTCGTAATTCTCCAAGGAAACAGTAACTCTGCCCCAAGGTTTCTCTGGCACTGTGCCTGCATGTTGTCAGGAGTCATTTCAAGCCAGTTCAGAGGCTGGTTCCAAGCTGCAGCAACAAGCTCTGCTTGGCCACTAATACTGGGCATTATCAAGGATTACACCTGAAGGGACATGTGGATTTCCTGGCAGGCAGGAAGTGCACAGAGACAAAGCCTTGAGGCCCTCTCTGCTCTACAAAGTCAGCTCCAGCCATCCAAGCAAGAGCAGGGGAGCTGTGTGCAGGCACAGCGTGTCCCACAACCACAGCTGAAGGAAAGCCAAGGGACCTGCTTGCTGCAGTCACAACCCAACTGCACGCTGCCGCCTGGGTAGGGGGCACACAGCGTGGTCAGGAAGGGACCTACATGCTCCACCACACCAGTAGCTCTGGCCAGACATCGTTATAATGCTGATCTACTGCTGTGATAAAGTGGTGCAGAGACACAGGCCATGCACAGAGGCACCCCGGTCTGGCTGGCCCTGGCTCTACACCTCTCGCTAGCACAAATGCCACTCAAACGGGAGGCAGACCTTGGTGGCCTCAGGGTCTGTCCCCTCCCTGTTTCCCCCCACTGTCTCACCTTCACATGTGCTGCACTTGTTGAGCTCAAAAGGGAAGATGATGTCACTCTCATTCTGGCAGAACTCACAGATGAAACCTTTGGCTTGGCACagctggaaggagaaaaggtgaggaaaaagcagctgaatgCTCCTCATCTCCCTggcaagcagggcaggaggtaGAGCAGAGCCAGATAGGAGGACATGGTGCCCTGCTCTAAGCATGCAGGACAGCCCCTCCCCAGCGTGGAGCATAGCAAGACAGAATCAGCATGTGTTAGGGGTGAGGGTGAGCCAAAATGGGGAAACAAACATCCTGTACATGACTCAGTAGGAACTCTGTGGAGCAGGCAGGAACAGTTAGCATTGAATCAGTAATTTGGTGGCTGTCCCGCACATCAAAGGCCTCCCCACCAGTTATCTTTGCAGCAAGATGCTCCTAAGGGTGCTCCTGAGGGTGCGGAGCCATGCAGGAGGCAGAAGAAGGAGGCCTTACCATGCACTTCTCAACGTGCAGACTGCCTGCCTTCAGGAGCTCAGTCAGGCGAGGCACCAGCTCCCCTTTCTTTGTGGCACTGAGGTCACTGAGCGAGTAGAGGTGTAAATCCTCTGTCAAGTGGCCAGGCACCGTATCAAAGGAGTCAAGGAGGCTGCAAGGACAGAGAAACCAGAACTCAGAGCAAAGCAAATCCACTAAGCTCCTCtccactgcttctgctttcttcccccctcccctcccttctccccccattGCTCATTGCACAGGCTGCACGATCCCCAGTGCAAATTGTCATGGGACAGAACCAGAACAGCAAAACAGCTTCACCTCACAGCCTGGGACTCACTCTTTAGCTAGCCGGCATGTCTTAAACATGTTCTTCATGTGGAAAAGCTGGATTCGCAGTAGCTGGAGAGGAAGGGGGGACACAAGAATCAGTAAACAGAGTACAGTCCTTGGCCAAGCAGGTCTGCCCCATTTCCTGTGCTGGTGAAATGAGCGCCGctcctcagctgctgctctcctgctacCAAAGTGTTTACACCACACAGGACAAAGTGAGCACAACAACCATCACATGCTCCAGGAGATAAACTGAAGCCCAGCTGGACGCCAGGCAGAAATTCCTTTTGAAATTCCTCTGTTACTGGACAAAGAACAAGAGGTGAATGGAAATCCATGGTGC from Lathamus discolor isolate bLatDis1 chromosome 3, bLatDis1.hap1, whole genome shotgun sequence encodes the following:
- the LOC136011851 gene encoding deoxyribodipyrimidine photo-lyase-like isoform X2, encoding MRRQRKRKASAPEEVPRVSQRRTEKEVEVQEARRSPVPSVREFKFNKKRVRLISEGSDLKDDGRCILYWMSRDQRLQDNWAFLYAQRLALKQELPLRVCFCLVPKFLEATIRHYGFMLRGLQEVAEECAELNIAFHLLRGYAKDVLPAFVVEHGVGGLVTDFSPLRLPWQWVQDVRERLPEDVPFAQVDAHNIVPCWVASPKQEYSAYTIRRKIQAQLPEFLTEFPPVVRHPYSPSCPAEVPAADTSTLKPIAWEACYSSLEVDRTVKEVEWATPGTAAGLAVLQSFIRKRLKYFGSHRNDPNKAALSNLSPWFHFGQVSTQRAILEVQKHQHKYKESVDMFVEEAMVRRELAENFCYYNENYDSVQGAYPWAQTTLKLHAKDERPFLYKLQELEQGTTHDPLWNAAQLQMVREGKMHGFLRMYWAKKILEWTRSPEEALQFAIYLNDRYELDGRDPNGYVGCLWSICGIHDHGWTERAVFGKIRYMNYAGCKRKFDVGQFERRYAPCTLSQ
- the MUC20 gene encoding mucin-20; the encoded protein is MAGQRGGLPLLLLSLAVLDLTLATTITDVTATMPTSVPTSPTPMETSALLPTTDPTTAATLPPSSSESSTLERSSTSLGTSSFSPSTMPPVTAATSSPSSPEISTLEMSSTSLGTSNFSPSTMPTVTAATLTPSSPDTSTTGAFTASTVPLRSSPAASSISTPQVNGSTALSTADGTSVLPEPTQAGLGLTTSTLTPAPAAMTPNGTDSTIVTSVGTATASAVISFGAEKSTLPPSSSAPLSSTGAGTTFGTTSGQEPAVATPLGSSTSLGTGSASSPTAAAPTVTSDEPRRTTSDTTATAVTSTGGPGSTPTPAQLAESTAGTTAGVSSETASAAAATTITDVTATMPTSVPTSLTLMETSALLPTTDPTTAATLPPSSPESSTLERSSTSLGTSSFSPSTMPPLTTPAPTVPSAEPLTTLADSTAIPFTSTDMSSSNPTSRTTPGNSNSPLGSTPGTSTVSGTPSAATGMEPSSPAASSTQTTEVALSTSADLPTMLPVCPTTTSNTTLGASHLFLSLRLTVPLDLGNTTVQELLLSKLRGDLQTAFPCAGLVVEWRGKRRT
- the LOC136011851 gene encoding deoxyribodipyrimidine photo-lyase-like isoform X1, producing MSPAHPWARRGHWHGTGPRVLGGRYQMMESRPLSRIPAHFHAFNHHPPRCITPGGQRGCQVVRSRFPSQLPHGTTLLSLPTRVALRMRRQRKRKASAPEEVPRVSQRRTEKEVEVQEARRSPVPSVREFKFNKKRVRLISEGSDLKDDGRCILYWMSRDQRLQDNWAFLYAQRLALKQELPLRVCFCLVPKFLEATIRHYGFMLRGLQEVAEECAELNIAFHLLRGYAKDVLPAFVVEHGVGGLVTDFSPLRLPWQWVQDVRERLPEDVPFAQVDAHNIVPCWVASPKQEYSAYTIRRKIQAQLPEFLTEFPPVVRHPYSPSCPAEPIAWEACYSSLEVDRTVKEVEWATPGTAAGLAVLQSFIRKRLKYFGSHRNDPNKAALSNLSPWFHFGQVSTQRAILEVQKHQHKYKESVDMFVEEAMVRRELAENFCYYNENYDSVQGAYPWAQTTLKLHAKDERPFLYKLQELEQGTTHDPLWNAAQLQMVREGKMHGFLRMYWAKKILEWTRSPEEALQFAIYLNDRYELDGRDPNGYVGCLWSICGIHDHGWTERAVFGKIRYMNYAGCKRKFDVGQFERRYAPCTLSQ